In Fibrobacterota bacterium, a genomic segment contains:
- the obgE gene encoding GTPase ObgE, producing the protein MFIDETKLEAHAGHGGKGMVSFRREKFVPLGGPSGGNGGRGGHVILVASHDIHTLYDIGNKRIFRADDGGKGEPSLCTGKNGGDIRLPVPVGTLVKDLETGDLISDLKEEGQECVVAQGGRGGIGNAAFKSSTNRAPRKSTPGDPGQSRKLQLELKLVADCGLVGFPNAGKSSLIRRLSAATPKVADYPFTTLKPVLGLVNVAPGKSYVLVDIPGLIEGAAEGKGLGHQFLRHVERCACLAYVIDTSVEDPFGQYLVLRAEMEKFHPLLLQKPKMFVLNKQDLGDFPIDPRFEAEACPILRTSAITGSGLPELKEGIRSMIGEKGIRKQGW; encoded by the coding sequence ATGTTCATAGATGAAACCAAGCTTGAGGCCCATGCCGGCCATGGCGGCAAGGGAATGGTCAGTTTCCGCCGGGAAAAGTTCGTTCCCCTCGGAGGGCCGAGTGGGGGCAATGGGGGGCGCGGCGGCCATGTGATCTTGGTCGCGAGCCACGACATTCATACCCTGTACGATATCGGCAACAAACGCATCTTCAGGGCCGACGACGGAGGCAAAGGCGAGCCGTCGCTGTGTACGGGCAAGAACGGCGGGGATATCCGCCTCCCCGTGCCGGTGGGCACCCTGGTGAAAGACCTGGAAACGGGCGATTTGATCAGCGATTTGAAGGAAGAGGGCCAAGAATGCGTGGTGGCCCAGGGTGGCCGGGGGGGCATTGGAAATGCCGCTTTCAAGAGCAGTACCAACCGCGCGCCACGCAAGTCCACTCCGGGGGATCCCGGTCAATCCCGCAAGCTCCAATTGGAGCTTAAGCTGGTGGCCGATTGCGGGCTGGTGGGCTTCCCGAACGCCGGAAAGAGCTCCCTCATCCGACGGCTTTCCGCCGCCACCCCCAAGGTGGCCGACTATCCCTTCACGACCTTGAAGCCCGTCCTCGGCCTTGTCAACGTCGCTCCCGGTAAGAGCTACGTACTGGTCGACATACCGGGTCTCATCGAAGGTGCCGCCGAAGGCAAGGGTCTGGGTCATCAATTCCTGCGGCACGTGGAGCGCTGCGCTTGCCTGGCCTACGTCATCGATACCAGCGTTGAGGATCCGTTTGGCCAGTACCTGGTGCTACGGGCCGAGATGGAAAAATTCCATCCCTTGCTGCTGCAAAAGCCCAAAATGTTCGTCCTAAACAAGCAGGACTTGGGCGATTTCCCCATCGACCCTCGCTTCGAAGCGGAGGCTTGCCCCATCCTCCGTACCTCGGCTATTACCGGATCGGGTTTGCCGGAGCTTAAAGAAGGGATCCGGTCCATGATCGGCGAAAAGGGGATCCGCAAGCAAGGGTGGTAG
- a CDS encoding polysaccharide biosynthesis tyrosine autokinase: protein MTEPAKPQRELQFRDYFRLLAKGRYIVLFSVAAFVGPTWWFVKHVPDYYITSSQLVLDKAPVNAASVLMSNDGQTERNIGFYRAIFQSQAFLDRVAQGAAAELEQAGVKTKVKEYISANMRVDEGTVESFITIISKTHSARLSYTLVKVATDSLIVFCRKVENEEGAKTIQAIKEQIEVCLKKRDDIQIERNRKSDISKLQSIGDAAGLEALEKNYQEELVKFELDKANLEAKRSYFRTLDNTINKPASGANEKAVDSLRAQMKTLEREKEKMIRLGVPVTPDSKVSQDMAAAESKLVRLTKGNEPQQDIGLLNQWQVIRKELASSEAEMNMKRARLEAFKRAIISYREGHPQLGQEEFELTQLDNMLQRYVTTHQRLTDRLEDATIQMESKSGGLKLVDAAQVPVEPVPRRDFIFYSVSLLVGLAIGIGLSILREFMDDTVKSPDDVEKQMSLTLLGTIPHIVPKKSDLEVKRTFTKGKKQNIRNRYPGLMMGSQHEESVVAEAYRSLRTNIVFSSPDKAIQTLLITSSGPGEGKSLTMANTALSFAQQGEPTLVIDTDLRRPVNHHLFGLDRGPGFGELFAGTNTLDEVCRNIPGTNLEIITAGAYMPNPAELLGSKKMDHFLDELKKRYRYILFDTPPIIAVTDAAILATKLDGVVLVIRAHKTTLGMTMRTLQSLRNVNARMLGCILNDVDITKGYSSYGYYKHYYHNYLAKKD from the coding sequence ATGACCGAACCGGCCAAGCCGCAGCGGGAACTGCAATTCCGCGACTACTTCCGCCTGTTGGCGAAAGGCCGGTACATCGTCCTGTTTTCCGTGGCGGCATTCGTCGGCCCGACGTGGTGGTTCGTCAAGCACGTTCCCGACTATTACATCACCTCCAGCCAATTGGTACTGGACAAGGCGCCGGTCAACGCCGCTTCGGTGCTGATGTCCAACGACGGCCAAACGGAACGCAACATCGGTTTCTACCGGGCCATCTTCCAGAGCCAGGCCTTCCTGGACCGGGTGGCGCAAGGGGCCGCCGCGGAACTGGAGCAAGCGGGCGTCAAGACCAAGGTGAAGGAGTACATCAGCGCCAACATGCGCGTGGACGAGGGGACGGTGGAATCCTTCATCACCATCATCTCCAAGACCCATAGCGCGCGCCTGAGCTATACCCTGGTGAAAGTGGCCACCGATAGCCTGATCGTCTTCTGCCGCAAGGTCGAGAACGAAGAGGGCGCCAAAACCATCCAGGCCATCAAGGAGCAGATAGAGGTCTGCCTGAAGAAGCGCGACGATATCCAGATCGAACGCAATCGCAAGTCGGACATCTCCAAGCTGCAAAGCATCGGCGACGCGGCGGGCCTGGAAGCCCTGGAGAAGAATTACCAGGAAGAATTGGTGAAGTTCGAGCTGGACAAGGCCAACCTGGAGGCCAAGCGTAGCTACTTCCGTACCTTGGACAACACCATTAACAAGCCCGCCTCGGGGGCCAACGAGAAGGCCGTCGATTCCCTGCGAGCCCAGATGAAGACGCTGGAACGCGAGAAGGAGAAGATGATCCGGCTGGGAGTGCCCGTTACCCCGGACAGCAAGGTAAGCCAGGACATGGCGGCGGCGGAAAGCAAGTTGGTGCGGCTGACCAAGGGCAACGAGCCCCAGCAGGACATCGGGCTGCTCAACCAATGGCAGGTCATCCGCAAGGAGCTGGCTTCCTCGGAGGCCGAGATGAACATGAAGCGCGCCCGCCTGGAGGCCTTCAAGCGCGCCATCATCAGCTACCGCGAGGGCCATCCCCAGTTGGGCCAGGAGGAGTTCGAACTCACCCAACTCGATAACATGCTGCAGCGCTACGTAACCACCCACCAGCGCCTGACGGATCGCCTGGAGGACGCCACCATCCAGATGGAATCCAAGAGCGGAGGCCTCAAGCTGGTGGACGCCGCCCAGGTCCCCGTCGAACCCGTGCCGCGGCGGGATTTCATCTTCTACTCCGTATCCCTGTTGGTGGGCCTGGCCATCGGGATCGGCTTGTCCATCCTGCGGGAATTCATGGACGATACCGTGAAGTCGCCCGACGACGTCGAGAAGCAGATGTCCCTCACCCTGCTCGGGACCATCCCCCACATCGTCCCCAAGAAGAGCGATCTGGAGGTGAAGCGCACCTTCACCAAGGGCAAGAAGCAGAATATCCGCAATCGCTACCCGGGCCTGATGATGGGCTCCCAGCATGAGGAGAGCGTGGTGGCGGAAGCCTATCGCTCCTTGCGCACCAACATCGTTTTCTCCAGCCCGGATAAGGCGATCCAGACCTTGCTGATCACCAGCAGCGGGCCGGGCGAGGGCAAATCGCTGACCATGGCCAATACGGCCCTCTCCTTCGCCCAGCAAGGCGAGCCCACCCTGGTGATCGATACCGATCTGCGCCGTCCGGTGAACCACCATTTGTTCGGCCTCGATCGCGGGCCCGGCTTCGGCGAGCTTTTCGCCGGGACCAACACCTTGGATGAGGTGTGCCGGAACATCCCGGGGACCAACCTGGAAATCATCACCGCGGGCGCCTACATGCCCAATCCCGCCGAGCTGCTCGGATCCAAGAAGATGGATCATTTCCTGGACGAGTTGAAGAAGCGCTACCGCTATATCCTGTTCGATACCCCGCCCATTATCGCGGTTACCGACGCTGCCATCCTGGCGACCAAGCTGGATGGCGTGGTGCTGGTGATCCGGGCCCATAAGACGACCTTGGGGATGACCATGCGTACCTTGCAGTCCTTGCGCAACGTGAACGCGCGCATGCTGGGATGCATCCTCAACGACGTGGACATCACCAAGGGCTATAGCTCGTACGGGTATTACAAGCATTACTACCACAACTACCTGGCCAAGAAGGACTAG
- a CDS encoding helix-turn-helix domain-containing protein produces MSKKKFVTTGEIARICEVSPKTVIAWIERKQLRSFRIGRGPRKVTLADLYEFLGSRNFPIASLEDLSRLLEEHSVRAELVPAI; encoded by the coding sequence ATGTCCAAGAAAAAATTCGTCACGACCGGAGAGATTGCCCGGATCTGCGAAGTAAGCCCGAAGACGGTGATCGCCTGGATCGAGCGCAAGCAACTGCGCTCCTTCCGCATAGGGAGGGGTCCCCGCAAAGTTACCCTCGCCGATTTGTACGAGTTCCTGGGATCCCGGAATTTTCCGATCGCCTCCCTGGAAGATTTGTCCCGCCTGCTCGAGGAGCATTCCGTCCGGGCGGAGTTGGTTCCCGCGATCTAA
- a CDS encoding oligosaccharide flippase family protein, which produces MSATLRTVARNIVHFLCSNAVSFVLGMAASVVMARSLGPNDLGIFHQVQWFAGTISVVISLGFITSITKFTAQYRAEGRQADALSAVRFIFYVEFAIAAVTTIGLLIFATRISDHYFTRQQSFIFRLAFLAITPGIQTAIFSATLEGAQVFRYQTLHSLTVTPSALLLKVYVMYHGWGLESLFWINLLFAFVNLAFYYFAARREGLLTGWFRFAPSDGKWKKEILEYNRSAIGVHFVDLVVWSRSENYFLGRYCAAAQIAYYNLAQNLIVKFTGTLPNLMWRILLPLSAQHHGRMEADKMRKTYHHALRYSAFFVFPTIAICYLAAYELVVIFYGHAYSEAKDCFRILCAGALLQSLAQPGSAVLYASNRQNFILKYGAVLAVLNIALCFWLVPKYGSRGAAICYSGTTSLGVIGGFIYTTRKLGLSIPWGAWTKAALATVGLCAVTISLLRIESTAFYLFQPTQLMIYDWTGHDVDILLGARAVRLWFACAVGGLAYLVLILLMFQPNEDDRRILEALDRFLPRPVAWFLARKLSAGKAT; this is translated from the coding sequence ATGTCGGCGACCTTACGCACGGTAGCCCGGAACATCGTGCACTTCTTGTGTTCAAACGCCGTCTCCTTCGTGCTGGGGATGGCCGCTTCCGTGGTGATGGCGCGTTCGCTGGGACCCAACGACCTGGGCATCTTCCACCAAGTGCAATGGTTCGCCGGCACGATTTCGGTGGTCATCTCGCTAGGTTTCATCACCTCGATCACGAAATTCACTGCCCAGTACCGCGCCGAAGGCCGCCAGGCCGACGCCCTCTCGGCCGTGCGCTTCATCTTCTACGTGGAGTTCGCCATCGCGGCGGTCACGACCATCGGGCTCCTGATTTTCGCCACCCGCATCTCCGATCATTACTTCACGCGGCAGCAGTCCTTCATTTTCCGCCTGGCCTTCCTGGCCATCACCCCGGGAATCCAGACCGCAATCTTCTCGGCCACCCTGGAAGGCGCGCAGGTATTCCGTTACCAGACCCTGCACTCGCTTACGGTCACCCCGTCGGCCCTGCTCCTCAAAGTCTACGTGATGTACCACGGCTGGGGCCTGGAGTCCTTGTTCTGGATCAACCTCCTGTTCGCGTTCGTCAATCTCGCCTTCTATTACTTCGCCGCACGGCGCGAAGGCCTGCTCACGGGCTGGTTCCGCTTCGCCCCGTCGGACGGAAAATGGAAGAAGGAAATCCTCGAGTATAATCGCTCCGCCATCGGGGTCCATTTCGTCGATCTGGTGGTTTGGTCCCGTTCGGAGAACTATTTCCTGGGCCGCTATTGCGCGGCCGCCCAGATCGCCTATTACAACCTGGCCCAGAACCTGATCGTGAAATTCACGGGCACCCTGCCCAACCTGATGTGGCGCATCCTGCTGCCCCTCTCGGCCCAGCATCATGGCCGCATGGAGGCCGACAAGATGCGCAAGACCTACCATCATGCCCTACGCTATTCCGCCTTCTTCGTATTCCCCACCATCGCCATCTGCTACCTGGCGGCCTACGAATTGGTCGTCATCTTCTACGGGCACGCGTATAGCGAGGCCAAGGATTGCTTCCGGATCCTCTGCGCCGGGGCCTTGCTCCAATCCCTGGCCCAACCGGGTTCCGCCGTCCTATACGCCAGCAACCGGCAGAACTTCATCCTCAAGTACGGCGCGGTGCTGGCGGTACTCAACATCGCGCTTTGCTTCTGGCTCGTGCCGAAATACGGCTCGCGCGGCGCCGCCATTTGCTATTCCGGCACCACTTCCCTGGGGGTGATCGGGGGATTCATTTATACCACCCGAAAACTGGGACTGAGCATCCCTTGGGGGGCGTGGACGAAAGCGGCCCTGGCGACGGTCGGGCTTTGCGCGGTCACCATATCTTTGCTGCGGATCGAGAGTACGGCATTCTACCTCTTCCAACCCACGCAATTGATGATCTACGACTGGACCGGCCACGACGTGGATATCCTGTTGGGGGCGCGGGCGGTGCGGCTCTGGTTCGCTTGCGCGGTGGGAGGGCTGGCCTACCTGGTCTTGATCCTGTTGATGTTCCAACCGAACGAGGATGATCGCCGCATCCTGGAGGCCCTGGATCGGTTCCTCCCGCGCCCGGTGGCTTGGTTCCTGGCGCGGAAGCTCTCCGCCGGAAAAGCCACCTAA
- a CDS encoding TonB family protein, with translation MSSSPTKEKQKPAKAKPDSGYRGGLFDQIDVPGVTSFTACLLLFILVLVGIRSIDYSQLEKPSLEQISERVAKIIMPLKPAGKPIPKPEPVAGTSGGRPRGAAGAGKGDASALARIERSRATVTQQITQVQERITKAAVLSILSGKGPGTAGKTVGRSPGGKGGDRFAGFGDLDARLGSIEGLTKYDGKKGNVNRDGSAPARRNAEGEAQGIDNVVKGFATAKSNIGKKMGVANLEAPIATDRSAKFTGNRSPSDVAAFIARKQATVSLLYEERLKSNPALEGKITILIVIEDDGTVSSASVLGSETTLDDPDFTEELLRRIKRWIFPPSNGGPVEMKSPFVFRPA, from the coding sequence ATGTCGAGTAGCCCCACCAAGGAAAAGCAAAAGCCCGCCAAGGCGAAACCCGACTCCGGGTACCGGGGCGGACTGTTCGATCAAATCGACGTTCCCGGCGTCACCAGTTTCACGGCTTGCTTGCTGCTGTTCATCCTGGTCCTGGTGGGGATCCGCAGCATCGATTATAGCCAACTAGAGAAACCGTCCTTGGAACAAATCTCCGAGCGGGTGGCGAAGATCATCATGCCATTGAAGCCGGCGGGCAAGCCTATTCCCAAACCCGAACCTGTTGCGGGCACGAGCGGCGGGCGGCCGCGCGGGGCCGCGGGTGCGGGCAAGGGCGACGCGTCGGCGTTGGCGCGCATCGAGCGGTCGCGCGCGACCGTGACCCAGCAGATCACCCAAGTGCAGGAACGGATCACCAAGGCCGCGGTATTGTCGATTCTCTCCGGCAAGGGGCCGGGTACCGCGGGGAAGACGGTCGGGCGCTCCCCGGGCGGCAAGGGGGGCGACCGCTTCGCCGGCTTCGGCGACTTGGATGCGCGCCTGGGCAGCATCGAGGGGCTGACCAAGTACGACGGCAAGAAGGGCAATGTAAACCGCGATGGCTCGGCTCCGGCGCGGAGGAACGCGGAAGGGGAAGCCCAAGGCATCGATAACGTGGTGAAAGGCTTCGCGACGGCCAAATCCAATATCGGGAAGAAGATGGGCGTGGCCAACCTGGAGGCCCCGATCGCTACGGATCGTTCCGCCAAATTCACCGGGAACCGCAGCCCGTCGGACGTGGCGGCCTTCATCGCCCGCAAGCAGGCCACCGTGAGTTTACTCTACGAAGAACGTCTCAAATCCAACCCCGCCCTGGAGGGGAAAATCACCATCCTCATCGTGATCGAGGACGATGGCACCGTTTCCAGCGCATCCGTGCTGGGTTCGGAGACCACCTTGGATGATCCCGATTTCACCGAGGAGCTGCTCCGTCGCATCAAACGTTGGATATTCCCGCCCTCCAACGGCGGGCCCGTGGAGATGAAGTCCCCCTTCGTCTTCCGGCCGGCTTAA
- a CDS encoding glycosyltransferase family 4 protein — translation MEVAFIDPEPPGPAGGGIRTYARLALALCRDAGVPARIYTHSPAAYPGENAFPIGRYPCLPRPLRGLAYRLGYAENVLWEQARWLERELSATDVPGRVYEFADFLGYAFFALRNPRLRPRCLVRVHTPAFLIANAPTNALDRFISKISAWRERDCLMRASGLTAPSAEFMREKLPWLQAWKHVPNPLPPDPASHPASPMRMARARQAERLRAAETAAGPGPVPASGDEAWSAAPPDPAGLAAAARSAARPDRILTARFLYLGRLEPRKGVLPLVLAFARMAGERPFASLTLVGAIGDEAYAEAVKNAIASQPRSVRDRIAWEPPCAPAERTDLFGRHTALVVPSLWENSPYVYFEGMAAGLVCIGSATGEMKAVARATGAPSPRPGDEEAWAGALLAHCDGKDGDLHIAQKAYLASRRAGAAEGLLASWRAALPVERPTRGLSVSRGGA, via the coding sequence ATGGAAGTCGCGTTCATCGATCCCGAACCGCCCGGCCCCGCCGGCGGCGGCATCCGCACCTATGCCCGCCTGGCCTTGGCGCTCTGCCGCGATGCGGGCGTTCCCGCGCGGATTTATACGCACAGTCCAGCCGCCTATCCCGGCGAAAACGCATTCCCCATCGGCCGATACCCATGCCTGCCGCGTCCCTTGCGCGGCCTGGCGTATCGCCTAGGTTACGCAGAGAACGTCCTATGGGAACAGGCCCGCTGGCTGGAGCGGGAATTGTCGGCTACCGACGTACCGGGGCGCGTTTATGAATTCGCCGACTTCCTGGGCTATGCCTTTTTCGCCCTACGTAATCCGCGCTTACGCCCGCGCTGCCTGGTGCGCGTACATACCCCTGCCTTCCTGATCGCGAACGCGCCGACGAACGCCCTCGACCGTTTTATTTCCAAAATCTCGGCTTGGCGGGAAAGGGATTGCCTGATGCGCGCGTCCGGATTGACCGCGCCATCGGCGGAATTCATGCGCGAAAAGCTGCCTTGGTTGCAAGCCTGGAAGCACGTGCCCAATCCTTTGCCGCCGGACCCGGCATCGCATCCCGCATCGCCCATGCGCATGGCCCGCGCCCGACAAGCGGAGCGTTTGCGGGCGGCGGAAACGGCGGCGGGTCCGGGACCAGTCCCGGCCAGCGGAGACGAGGCCTGGTCGGCGGCGCCTCCCGATCCGGCCGGGTTGGCGGCGGCGGCGCGCTCGGCCGCGAGGCCCGATCGCATCCTGACGGCTCGCTTCCTGTATCTCGGCCGCCTGGAACCCCGCAAGGGAGTCTTGCCCTTGGTGCTCGCTTTCGCCCGCATGGCCGGCGAACGCCCTTTCGCTTCGCTTACCTTGGTCGGCGCGATCGGCGACGAGGCTTACGCGGAGGCGGTCAAGAACGCCATCGCAAGCCAACCGCGATCCGTACGGGATCGGATCGCCTGGGAACCGCCCTGCGCCCCCGCGGAACGGACTGACCTTTTCGGGCGCCATACCGCCTTGGTCGTTCCCTCGCTCTGGGAGAACAGCCCCTACGTTTACTTCGAAGGCATGGCGGCCGGACTCGTTTGCATCGGCTCGGCCACCGGCGAGATGAAGGCCGTGGCCCGGGCCACGGGCGCCCCGAGTCCCCGGCCCGGGGATGAGGAAGCCTGGGCCGGGGCCTTGCTCGCCCATTGCGACGGGAAGGACGGCGATCTGCACATCGCCCAGAAGGCCTACCTCGCATCGCGCCGGGCCGGCGCCGCCGAGGGCCTGCTGGCGTCTTGGCGCGCGGCCTTGCCGGTCGAACGGCCCACCCGCGGGCTATCCGTTTCCCGGGGCGGCGCATGA
- a CDS encoding biopolymer transporter ExbD gives MGTPIDLDMTPMMNMLIILISFLVTMVVFTQLAVIKFNLPPQAGGGGDQSQASPDSAQKGPSVDITVVVSENGFQIIGEGRKLDPIPKGTKDYDYPRLGQFMRKLKEEYPSAEDVVLLIDSAIVYQDIITTMDVMRENKFTNILLSGGVYR, from the coding sequence ATGGGAACGCCCATCGATCTGGACATGACGCCGATGATGAACATGCTCATCATCCTGATTTCCTTCCTGGTCACCATGGTGGTCTTCACCCAATTGGCGGTGATCAAATTCAACCTTCCGCCCCAAGCGGGCGGCGGAGGCGATCAGTCCCAAGCCAGTCCGGATTCGGCGCAGAAGGGGCCTTCGGTCGACATTACCGTGGTGGTCTCGGAGAACGGATTCCAGATTATCGGCGAAGGCCGTAAGCTCGATCCCATCCCCAAGGGCACGAAGGATTACGACTACCCGCGGCTGGGGCAATTCATGCGCAAGCTGAAGGAAGAATACCCTTCCGCCGAGGACGTGGTGCTGCTGATCGATTCGGCCATCGTGTACCAGGACATCATCACCACCATGGACGTGATGCGCGAGAACAAGTTCACCAACATCCTGCTTTCCGGCGGGGTGTACCGGTGA
- a CDS encoding biopolymer transporter ExbD: MKTGRQRRRPPVESAKPQMTSLVDVLTVLVFFLLKNFSTEGDIITPAKNLELPISSSKIKPENTLNIAISRKHIMAEGTPVALVDEELGREGTDIPGLARYLEDKRKQTEEIAQYDKNVTFTGKLTIQGDRLIPYFLLQKVLATCGANGYSSFSLAVSKKDVE; encoded by the coding sequence GTGAAGACGGGACGACAGCGCCGCCGGCCTCCGGTGGAATCGGCCAAGCCGCAGATGACGTCCCTGGTGGACGTGCTCACTGTCCTGGTTTTCTTCCTCTTGAAGAACTTCTCGACCGAAGGGGATATCATCACGCCGGCGAAGAACCTGGAGTTGCCGATCAGCAGTTCCAAGATCAAGCCGGAGAACACCCTCAATATCGCCATCAGCCGGAAGCACATCATGGCGGAAGGCACGCCGGTGGCCTTGGTGGACGAGGAGCTGGGGCGGGAAGGCACCGACATCCCGGGCCTGGCCCGCTATCTCGAGGACAAACGCAAGCAGACGGAGGAAATCGCCCAGTACGATAAGAACGTCACCTTCACGGGCAAGCTGACCATCCAGGGCGATCGCCTTATCCCCTACTTCTTGCTCCAGAAGGTGCTCGCCACCTGCGGGGCCAACGGCTACAGCAGCTTCTCCCTGGCCGTGAGTAAGAAAGATGTCGAGTAG
- a CDS encoding SLBB domain-containing protein → MPQGPMLRFLSAVFAVLLLAGHASATVIKAGMSLSIVVKSDKDLSQIVKVNDNGTIDYPLYQDMSVIDKTTSELQDILTYKLAKVVESPMVLVSVLTENPINIYVLGQVKKPGLLILPPKSSLQEVMLAAGGTMETADLQRVKIVHKNQGDENASYYDLAKFLNSGDLTLLPALYDGDRIILLASKKSKYVKILGAVNKPGFYPVGEQAGLFDMLYLAGGPNADANMSKVRIFSSAGGQRADYLLDMQKYIDNGKTEDLPLLGEGDMVIVYAKVITWQKTLDVMRDIVTFLTAWFVISSVLKK, encoded by the coding sequence ATGCCCCAAGGTCCGATGCTAAGGTTCCTTAGCGCCGTATTCGCCGTTCTGCTGCTGGCCGGCCACGCATCGGCCACCGTCATCAAAGCGGGCATGTCCCTTTCCATCGTCGTCAAGAGCGACAAGGATCTCTCGCAGATCGTGAAGGTGAACGACAACGGCACCATCGATTATCCGTTGTACCAGGACATGTCGGTGATCGACAAGACCACCAGCGAGCTGCAGGATATCCTGACCTACAAGCTGGCCAAGGTGGTGGAATCGCCCATGGTGCTCGTGAGCGTTCTGACCGAGAACCCCATCAACATCTACGTGTTGGGCCAGGTGAAAAAACCGGGCCTATTGATCTTGCCGCCCAAGTCCAGCTTGCAGGAAGTGATGCTGGCCGCCGGCGGGACGATGGAAACGGCGGATCTGCAACGCGTGAAAATCGTGCATAAGAACCAGGGCGATGAGAACGCGAGCTATTACGATTTGGCGAAGTTCCTGAACTCCGGCGATCTCACCTTGCTTCCCGCCTTATACGACGGGGATCGCATCATCCTGCTCGCGTCCAAGAAATCCAAGTACGTGAAGATCCTGGGCGCGGTGAACAAGCCCGGATTCTATCCCGTTGGCGAACAAGCCGGCCTTTTCGATATGCTCTACCTGGCCGGCGGCCCCAACGCGGACGCCAACATGTCCAAGGTGCGCATCTTCTCGAGCGCGGGCGGCCAGCGGGCCGATTACCTGCTCGACATGCAGAAGTACATCGATAACGGCAAGACCGAGGATTTGCCGTTGCTGGGCGAAGGCGACATGGTGATCGTGTACGCCAAGGTCATCACCTGGCAGAAGACCTTGGACGTGATGCGCGATATCGTGACTTTCCTGACGGCATGGTTCGTCATCTCTTCGGTGCTGAAGAAATGA
- a CDS encoding MotA/TolQ/ExbB proton channel family protein — protein MKIAKFINEGGTVEYLILALLGLGLSVICERVWFFFIKCRINSKKLLADTTSLIRKDKLADARKLCSQTGTPLGLILEAGIWKYEQSATPEEVKDALEEVSLREVPRLQKRTHWLGLLANLCTLVGLLGTIFGLQEAFSALESADPSQKSKLLARGITLALNATALGLMSAMICMAAFTWLGSKANQLLEQIDETVLRMVNFMNAQRKAGIKPTAGTAYPGQPG, from the coding sequence ATGAAAATCGCCAAATTCATCAACGAAGGAGGCACGGTCGAGTACCTGATCCTGGCTTTGTTGGGTTTAGGGCTCTCGGTCATTTGCGAGCGGGTCTGGTTCTTTTTCATCAAGTGCCGGATCAATTCCAAGAAGCTCTTGGCCGACACGACCTCCCTCATCCGCAAGGACAAGCTGGCCGATGCCCGGAAATTGTGTAGCCAAACCGGTACACCCCTGGGGCTCATCCTGGAGGCCGGGATCTGGAAGTACGAGCAATCGGCCACGCCCGAAGAGGTCAAGGATGCCTTGGAAGAGGTCTCCTTGCGCGAGGTTCCCCGCTTGCAGAAGCGCACCCATTGGCTGGGCCTGTTGGCCAACCTCTGTACCCTGGTCGGCTTGCTGGGCACCATCTTCGGATTGCAAGAAGCCTTCTCCGCGCTGGAGTCCGCCGATCCCTCGCAAAAGAGCAAGCTCCTGGCGCGCGGCATCACCCTGGCCTTGAACGCCACCGCCTTGGGGCTGATGTCGGCGATGATCTGCATGGCCGCCTTCACGTGGCTGGGATCCAAGGCCAACCAATTGCTGGAGCAAATCGACGAGACCGTGCTGCGCATGGTCAACTTCATGAACGCGCAACGGAAGGCGGGCATCAAGCCCACGGCAGGGACCGCGTATCCCGGACAGCCGGGATGA